The following are from one region of the Acanthopagrus latus isolate v.2019 chromosome 2, fAcaLat1.1, whole genome shotgun sequence genome:
- the dhrs13b.2 gene encoding tapasin-related protein isoform X6, with protein MGKHCERSVSVQCVPQMSWLPCQFIDEHVFRNIEGHTETDLIHREAMLQFGQKGDAPVNPNAITFLVTGSKLDLRRYIDGVEVEQLECELRRYSTQGIHVRWPVKGAEEYNRWFSCTLKHTSGLFTIISFLRHPTDQPPSGQQDYHSWPAIADREIFTTTVVMVLQTQTPSVIVGLSTEQKLHCHFAVDHKTPNITVEWHFQHRGERAKLFSHTSRTGQVQGSGVGLKALAGGDASYKLPLTKMSSEGMYICSVSVMPLFASLDISLHIEEAPIVTLNVGPTLLMQEGQEQKVICEAEKYYPLDVEIVWYQGPAVSGQRVGAPLPKVLQNILLSSHRHNQDKTYSLSAFFYLQPTLSDSGRQYTCSVSHKSLRVPIRKSFILTVEEPSSWIFTLTVVFVLVILLVILCMMLPQLLSAGKRSVQKKPY; from the exons ATGGGCAAACACTGCGAAAGAAGCGTCT ctgtGCAGTGTGTCCCTCAGATGTCATGGCTGCCCTGTCAGTTCATTGATGAGCATGTCTTCCGGAATATAGAGGGTCACACTGAGACTGACCTCATCCACAGAGAGGCTATGCTGCAGTTTGGTCAAAAAGGAGACGCTCCTGTTAACCCAAATGCCATCACTTTCCTAGTCACTG GATCTAAGTTGGACCTGCGGCGGTACATAGACGGAGTGGAGGTAGAGCAGCTGGAGTGTGAGCTGCGTAGGTACAGCACACAAGGCATCCATGTTCGCTGGCCAGTTAAGGGGGCCGAGGAGTACAACCGCTGGTTCAGCTGCACCCTCAAACACACCAGTGGCCTGTTCACCATCATCAGCTTCCTCAGACATCCAACTGACCAGCCCCCCTCAGGACAGCAGGACTATCACAGCTGGCCTGCTATcgcagacagagagatattCACCACAACAG TTGTCATGGTCCTTCAAACACAGACTCCATCAGTGATAGTGGGCCTTAGTACGGAACAAAAGCTCCACTGCCACTTCGCAGTTGAccacaaaacaccaaacatcACTGTGGAGTGGCACTTTCAGCATCGTGGAGAGAGAGCCAAACTCTTCAGCCACACCAGCCGCACAGGGCAGGTCCAGGGATCAGGTGTTGGGCTGAAGGCCCTCGCAGGCGGAGACGCTTCCTACAAACTTCCCCTCACCAAGATGAGCAGTGAAGGGATGTACATTTGTTCTGTGTCAGTGATGCCACTGTTCGCCAGCTTGGATATTAGTCTGCATATCGAAG AGGCTCCCATTGTCACCCTCAATGTTGGACCCACTCTCCTGATGCAGGAGGGCCAGGAGCAGAAGGTTATTTGTGAGGCAGAGAAGTACTATCCTCTGGATGTGGAGATAGTTTGGTACCAGGGCCCGGCAGTGTCAGGCCAGAGGGTGGGTGCTCCACTCCCCAAGGTGCTCCAGAACATTCTGCTGTCAAGTCACAGACACAACCAGGACAAGACCTACTCTCTGTCGGCTTTCTTCTATCTCCAGCCTACGCTCAGTGACTCGGGTAGACAGTATACATGCAGCGTCTCACATAAGTCCCTGAGAGTGCCCATCCGAAAGAGCTTCATCCTGACTGTtgaag AGCCAAGCAGCTGGATTTTTACCCTCACTGTTGTCTTCGTTCTGGTCATTCTGCTGGTCATCCTGTGCATGATGCTGCCCCAGCTGCTCTCAG CAGGAAAACGATCAGTGCAG AAGAAACCATACTGA
- the dhrs13b.2 gene encoding tapasin-related protein isoform X3, with product MHCGPITLVPWANTAKEASNTSVRCSSSKEKLRPKSMGLILKILIYLHLFAAVQCVPQMSWLPCQFIDEHVFRNIEGHTETDLIHREAMLQFGQKGDAPVNPNAITFLVTGSKLDLRRYIDGVEVEQLECELRRYSTQGIHVRWPVKGAEEYNRWFSCTLKHTSGLFTIISFLRHPTDQPPSGQQDYHSWPAIADREIFTTTVVMVLQTQTPSVIVGLSTEQKLHCHFAVDHKTPNITVEWHFQHRGERAKLFSHTSRTGQVQGSGVGLKALAGGDASYKLPLTKMSSEGMYICSVSVMPLFASLDISLHIEEAPIVTLNVGPTLLMQEGQEQKVICEAEKYYPLDVEIVWYQGPAVSGQRVGAPLPKVLQNILLSSHRHNQDKTYSLSAFFYLQPTLSDSGRQYTCSVSHKSLRVPIRKSFILTVEEPSSWIFTLTVVFVLVILLVILCMMLPQLLSGKRSVQKKPY from the exons ATGCACTGCGGCCCAATAACACTAGTCCCATGGGCAAACACTGCGAAAGAAGCGTCT AACACGTCTGTACGGTGCTCGAGCAGCAAGGAGAAACTCCGACCCAAAAGCATGGGTTTGATATTAAAGATACTTATTTACTTGCACCTGTTTGCAG ctgtGCAGTGTGTCCCTCAGATGTCATGGCTGCCCTGTCAGTTCATTGATGAGCATGTCTTCCGGAATATAGAGGGTCACACTGAGACTGACCTCATCCACAGAGAGGCTATGCTGCAGTTTGGTCAAAAAGGAGACGCTCCTGTTAACCCAAATGCCATCACTTTCCTAGTCACTG GATCTAAGTTGGACCTGCGGCGGTACATAGACGGAGTGGAGGTAGAGCAGCTGGAGTGTGAGCTGCGTAGGTACAGCACACAAGGCATCCATGTTCGCTGGCCAGTTAAGGGGGCCGAGGAGTACAACCGCTGGTTCAGCTGCACCCTCAAACACACCAGTGGCCTGTTCACCATCATCAGCTTCCTCAGACATCCAACTGACCAGCCCCCCTCAGGACAGCAGGACTATCACAGCTGGCCTGCTATcgcagacagagagatattCACCACAACAG TTGTCATGGTCCTTCAAACACAGACTCCATCAGTGATAGTGGGCCTTAGTACGGAACAAAAGCTCCACTGCCACTTCGCAGTTGAccacaaaacaccaaacatcACTGTGGAGTGGCACTTTCAGCATCGTGGAGAGAGAGCCAAACTCTTCAGCCACACCAGCCGCACAGGGCAGGTCCAGGGATCAGGTGTTGGGCTGAAGGCCCTCGCAGGCGGAGACGCTTCCTACAAACTTCCCCTCACCAAGATGAGCAGTGAAGGGATGTACATTTGTTCTGTGTCAGTGATGCCACTGTTCGCCAGCTTGGATATTAGTCTGCATATCGAAG AGGCTCCCATTGTCACCCTCAATGTTGGACCCACTCTCCTGATGCAGGAGGGCCAGGAGCAGAAGGTTATTTGTGAGGCAGAGAAGTACTATCCTCTGGATGTGGAGATAGTTTGGTACCAGGGCCCGGCAGTGTCAGGCCAGAGGGTGGGTGCTCCACTCCCCAAGGTGCTCCAGAACATTCTGCTGTCAAGTCACAGACACAACCAGGACAAGACCTACTCTCTGTCGGCTTTCTTCTATCTCCAGCCTACGCTCAGTGACTCGGGTAGACAGTATACATGCAGCGTCTCACATAAGTCCCTGAGAGTGCCCATCCGAAAGAGCTTCATCCTGACTGTtgaag AGCCAAGCAGCTGGATTTTTACCCTCACTGTTGTCTTCGTTCTGGTCATTCTGCTGGTCATCCTGTGCATGATGCTGCCCCAGCTGCTCTCAG GAAAACGATCAGTGCAG AAGAAACCATACTGA
- the dhrs13b.2 gene encoding tapasin-related protein isoform X2: protein MGKHCERSVLKVKVSPQQNTSVRCSSSKEKLRPKSMGLILKILIYLHLFAAVQCVPQMSWLPCQFIDEHVFRNIEGHTETDLIHREAMLQFGQKGDAPVNPNAITFLVTGSKLDLRRYIDGVEVEQLECELRRYSTQGIHVRWPVKGAEEYNRWFSCTLKHTSGLFTIISFLRHPTDQPPSGQQDYHSWPAIADREIFTTTVVMVLQTQTPSVIVGLSTEQKLHCHFAVDHKTPNITVEWHFQHRGERAKLFSHTSRTGQVQGSGVGLKALAGGDASYKLPLTKMSSEGMYICSVSVMPLFASLDISLHIEEAPIVTLNVGPTLLMQEGQEQKVICEAEKYYPLDVEIVWYQGPAVSGQRVGAPLPKVLQNILLSSHRHNQDKTYSLSAFFYLQPTLSDSGRQYTCSVSHKSLRVPIRKSFILTVEEPSSWIFTLTVVFVLVILLVILCMMLPQLLSAGKRSVQKKPY, encoded by the exons ATGGGCAAACACTGCGAAAGAAGCGTCT tgaaagtgaaagtgtccCCTCAACAGAACACGTCTGTACGGTGCTCGAGCAGCAAGGAGAAACTCCGACCCAAAAGCATGGGTTTGATATTAAAGATACTTATTTACTTGCACCTGTTTGCAG ctgtGCAGTGTGTCCCTCAGATGTCATGGCTGCCCTGTCAGTTCATTGATGAGCATGTCTTCCGGAATATAGAGGGTCACACTGAGACTGACCTCATCCACAGAGAGGCTATGCTGCAGTTTGGTCAAAAAGGAGACGCTCCTGTTAACCCAAATGCCATCACTTTCCTAGTCACTG GATCTAAGTTGGACCTGCGGCGGTACATAGACGGAGTGGAGGTAGAGCAGCTGGAGTGTGAGCTGCGTAGGTACAGCACACAAGGCATCCATGTTCGCTGGCCAGTTAAGGGGGCCGAGGAGTACAACCGCTGGTTCAGCTGCACCCTCAAACACACCAGTGGCCTGTTCACCATCATCAGCTTCCTCAGACATCCAACTGACCAGCCCCCCTCAGGACAGCAGGACTATCACAGCTGGCCTGCTATcgcagacagagagatattCACCACAACAG TTGTCATGGTCCTTCAAACACAGACTCCATCAGTGATAGTGGGCCTTAGTACGGAACAAAAGCTCCACTGCCACTTCGCAGTTGAccacaaaacaccaaacatcACTGTGGAGTGGCACTTTCAGCATCGTGGAGAGAGAGCCAAACTCTTCAGCCACACCAGCCGCACAGGGCAGGTCCAGGGATCAGGTGTTGGGCTGAAGGCCCTCGCAGGCGGAGACGCTTCCTACAAACTTCCCCTCACCAAGATGAGCAGTGAAGGGATGTACATTTGTTCTGTGTCAGTGATGCCACTGTTCGCCAGCTTGGATATTAGTCTGCATATCGAAG AGGCTCCCATTGTCACCCTCAATGTTGGACCCACTCTCCTGATGCAGGAGGGCCAGGAGCAGAAGGTTATTTGTGAGGCAGAGAAGTACTATCCTCTGGATGTGGAGATAGTTTGGTACCAGGGCCCGGCAGTGTCAGGCCAGAGGGTGGGTGCTCCACTCCCCAAGGTGCTCCAGAACATTCTGCTGTCAAGTCACAGACACAACCAGGACAAGACCTACTCTCTGTCGGCTTTCTTCTATCTCCAGCCTACGCTCAGTGACTCGGGTAGACAGTATACATGCAGCGTCTCACATAAGTCCCTGAGAGTGCCCATCCGAAAGAGCTTCATCCTGACTGTtgaag AGCCAAGCAGCTGGATTTTTACCCTCACTGTTGTCTTCGTTCTGGTCATTCTGCTGGTCATCCTGTGCATGATGCTGCCCCAGCTGCTCTCAG CAGGAAAACGATCAGTGCAG AAGAAACCATACTGA
- the dhrs13b.2 gene encoding tapasin-related protein isoform X1: protein MHCGPITLVPWANTAKEASNTSVRCSSSKEKLRPKSMGLILKILIYLHLFAAVQCVPQMSWLPCQFIDEHVFRNIEGHTETDLIHREAMLQFGQKGDAPVNPNAITFLVTGSKLDLRRYIDGVEVEQLECELRRYSTQGIHVRWPVKGAEEYNRWFSCTLKHTSGLFTIISFLRHPTDQPPSGQQDYHSWPAIADREIFTTTVVMVLQTQTPSVIVGLSTEQKLHCHFAVDHKTPNITVEWHFQHRGERAKLFSHTSRTGQVQGSGVGLKALAGGDASYKLPLTKMSSEGMYICSVSVMPLFASLDISLHIEEAPIVTLNVGPTLLMQEGQEQKVICEAEKYYPLDVEIVWYQGPAVSGQRVGAPLPKVLQNILLSSHRHNQDKTYSLSAFFYLQPTLSDSGRQYTCSVSHKSLRVPIRKSFILTVEEPSSWIFTLTVVFVLVILLVILCMMLPQLLSAGKRSVQKKPY, encoded by the exons ATGCACTGCGGCCCAATAACACTAGTCCCATGGGCAAACACTGCGAAAGAAGCGTCT AACACGTCTGTACGGTGCTCGAGCAGCAAGGAGAAACTCCGACCCAAAAGCATGGGTTTGATATTAAAGATACTTATTTACTTGCACCTGTTTGCAG ctgtGCAGTGTGTCCCTCAGATGTCATGGCTGCCCTGTCAGTTCATTGATGAGCATGTCTTCCGGAATATAGAGGGTCACACTGAGACTGACCTCATCCACAGAGAGGCTATGCTGCAGTTTGGTCAAAAAGGAGACGCTCCTGTTAACCCAAATGCCATCACTTTCCTAGTCACTG GATCTAAGTTGGACCTGCGGCGGTACATAGACGGAGTGGAGGTAGAGCAGCTGGAGTGTGAGCTGCGTAGGTACAGCACACAAGGCATCCATGTTCGCTGGCCAGTTAAGGGGGCCGAGGAGTACAACCGCTGGTTCAGCTGCACCCTCAAACACACCAGTGGCCTGTTCACCATCATCAGCTTCCTCAGACATCCAACTGACCAGCCCCCCTCAGGACAGCAGGACTATCACAGCTGGCCTGCTATcgcagacagagagatattCACCACAACAG TTGTCATGGTCCTTCAAACACAGACTCCATCAGTGATAGTGGGCCTTAGTACGGAACAAAAGCTCCACTGCCACTTCGCAGTTGAccacaaaacaccaaacatcACTGTGGAGTGGCACTTTCAGCATCGTGGAGAGAGAGCCAAACTCTTCAGCCACACCAGCCGCACAGGGCAGGTCCAGGGATCAGGTGTTGGGCTGAAGGCCCTCGCAGGCGGAGACGCTTCCTACAAACTTCCCCTCACCAAGATGAGCAGTGAAGGGATGTACATTTGTTCTGTGTCAGTGATGCCACTGTTCGCCAGCTTGGATATTAGTCTGCATATCGAAG AGGCTCCCATTGTCACCCTCAATGTTGGACCCACTCTCCTGATGCAGGAGGGCCAGGAGCAGAAGGTTATTTGTGAGGCAGAGAAGTACTATCCTCTGGATGTGGAGATAGTTTGGTACCAGGGCCCGGCAGTGTCAGGCCAGAGGGTGGGTGCTCCACTCCCCAAGGTGCTCCAGAACATTCTGCTGTCAAGTCACAGACACAACCAGGACAAGACCTACTCTCTGTCGGCTTTCTTCTATCTCCAGCCTACGCTCAGTGACTCGGGTAGACAGTATACATGCAGCGTCTCACATAAGTCCCTGAGAGTGCCCATCCGAAAGAGCTTCATCCTGACTGTtgaag AGCCAAGCAGCTGGATTTTTACCCTCACTGTTGTCTTCGTTCTGGTCATTCTGCTGGTCATCCTGTGCATGATGCTGCCCCAGCTGCTCTCAG CAGGAAAACGATCAGTGCAG AAGAAACCATACTGA
- the dhrs13b.2 gene encoding tapasin-related protein isoform X4 encodes MKVKVSPQQNTSVRCSSSKEKLRPKSMGLILKILIYLHLFAAVQCVPQMSWLPCQFIDEHVFRNIEGHTETDLIHREAMLQFGQKGDAPVNPNAITFLVTGSKLDLRRYIDGVEVEQLECELRRYSTQGIHVRWPVKGAEEYNRWFSCTLKHTSGLFTIISFLRHPTDQPPSGQQDYHSWPAIADREIFTTTVVMVLQTQTPSVIVGLSTEQKLHCHFAVDHKTPNITVEWHFQHRGERAKLFSHTSRTGQVQGSGVGLKALAGGDASYKLPLTKMSSEGMYICSVSVMPLFASLDISLHIEEAPIVTLNVGPTLLMQEGQEQKVICEAEKYYPLDVEIVWYQGPAVSGQRVGAPLPKVLQNILLSSHRHNQDKTYSLSAFFYLQPTLSDSGRQYTCSVSHKSLRVPIRKSFILTVEEPSSWIFTLTVVFVLVILLVILCMMLPQLLSAGKRSVQKKPY; translated from the exons A tgaaagtgaaagtgtccCCTCAACAGAACACGTCTGTACGGTGCTCGAGCAGCAAGGAGAAACTCCGACCCAAAAGCATGGGTTTGATATTAAAGATACTTATTTACTTGCACCTGTTTGCAG ctgtGCAGTGTGTCCCTCAGATGTCATGGCTGCCCTGTCAGTTCATTGATGAGCATGTCTTCCGGAATATAGAGGGTCACACTGAGACTGACCTCATCCACAGAGAGGCTATGCTGCAGTTTGGTCAAAAAGGAGACGCTCCTGTTAACCCAAATGCCATCACTTTCCTAGTCACTG GATCTAAGTTGGACCTGCGGCGGTACATAGACGGAGTGGAGGTAGAGCAGCTGGAGTGTGAGCTGCGTAGGTACAGCACACAAGGCATCCATGTTCGCTGGCCAGTTAAGGGGGCCGAGGAGTACAACCGCTGGTTCAGCTGCACCCTCAAACACACCAGTGGCCTGTTCACCATCATCAGCTTCCTCAGACATCCAACTGACCAGCCCCCCTCAGGACAGCAGGACTATCACAGCTGGCCTGCTATcgcagacagagagatattCACCACAACAG TTGTCATGGTCCTTCAAACACAGACTCCATCAGTGATAGTGGGCCTTAGTACGGAACAAAAGCTCCACTGCCACTTCGCAGTTGAccacaaaacaccaaacatcACTGTGGAGTGGCACTTTCAGCATCGTGGAGAGAGAGCCAAACTCTTCAGCCACACCAGCCGCACAGGGCAGGTCCAGGGATCAGGTGTTGGGCTGAAGGCCCTCGCAGGCGGAGACGCTTCCTACAAACTTCCCCTCACCAAGATGAGCAGTGAAGGGATGTACATTTGTTCTGTGTCAGTGATGCCACTGTTCGCCAGCTTGGATATTAGTCTGCATATCGAAG AGGCTCCCATTGTCACCCTCAATGTTGGACCCACTCTCCTGATGCAGGAGGGCCAGGAGCAGAAGGTTATTTGTGAGGCAGAGAAGTACTATCCTCTGGATGTGGAGATAGTTTGGTACCAGGGCCCGGCAGTGTCAGGCCAGAGGGTGGGTGCTCCACTCCCCAAGGTGCTCCAGAACATTCTGCTGTCAAGTCACAGACACAACCAGGACAAGACCTACTCTCTGTCGGCTTTCTTCTATCTCCAGCCTACGCTCAGTGACTCGGGTAGACAGTATACATGCAGCGTCTCACATAAGTCCCTGAGAGTGCCCATCCGAAAGAGCTTCATCCTGACTGTtgaag AGCCAAGCAGCTGGATTTTTACCCTCACTGTTGTCTTCGTTCTGGTCATTCTGCTGGTCATCCTGTGCATGATGCTGCCCCAGCTGCTCTCAG CAGGAAAACGATCAGTGCAG AAGAAACCATACTGA
- the dhrs13b.2 gene encoding tapasin-related protein isoform X5 translates to MGLILKILIYLHLFAAVQCVPQMSWLPCQFIDEHVFRNIEGHTETDLIHREAMLQFGQKGDAPVNPNAITFLVTGSKLDLRRYIDGVEVEQLECELRRYSTQGIHVRWPVKGAEEYNRWFSCTLKHTSGLFTIISFLRHPTDQPPSGQQDYHSWPAIADREIFTTTVVMVLQTQTPSVIVGLSTEQKLHCHFAVDHKTPNITVEWHFQHRGERAKLFSHTSRTGQVQGSGVGLKALAGGDASYKLPLTKMSSEGMYICSVSVMPLFASLDISLHIEEAPIVTLNVGPTLLMQEGQEQKVICEAEKYYPLDVEIVWYQGPAVSGQRVGAPLPKVLQNILLSSHRHNQDKTYSLSAFFYLQPTLSDSGRQYTCSVSHKSLRVPIRKSFILTVEEPSSWIFTLTVVFVLVILLVILCMMLPQLLSAGKRSVQKKPY, encoded by the exons ATGGGTTTGATATTAAAGATACTTATTTACTTGCACCTGTTTGCAG ctgtGCAGTGTGTCCCTCAGATGTCATGGCTGCCCTGTCAGTTCATTGATGAGCATGTCTTCCGGAATATAGAGGGTCACACTGAGACTGACCTCATCCACAGAGAGGCTATGCTGCAGTTTGGTCAAAAAGGAGACGCTCCTGTTAACCCAAATGCCATCACTTTCCTAGTCACTG GATCTAAGTTGGACCTGCGGCGGTACATAGACGGAGTGGAGGTAGAGCAGCTGGAGTGTGAGCTGCGTAGGTACAGCACACAAGGCATCCATGTTCGCTGGCCAGTTAAGGGGGCCGAGGAGTACAACCGCTGGTTCAGCTGCACCCTCAAACACACCAGTGGCCTGTTCACCATCATCAGCTTCCTCAGACATCCAACTGACCAGCCCCCCTCAGGACAGCAGGACTATCACAGCTGGCCTGCTATcgcagacagagagatattCACCACAACAG TTGTCATGGTCCTTCAAACACAGACTCCATCAGTGATAGTGGGCCTTAGTACGGAACAAAAGCTCCACTGCCACTTCGCAGTTGAccacaaaacaccaaacatcACTGTGGAGTGGCACTTTCAGCATCGTGGAGAGAGAGCCAAACTCTTCAGCCACACCAGCCGCACAGGGCAGGTCCAGGGATCAGGTGTTGGGCTGAAGGCCCTCGCAGGCGGAGACGCTTCCTACAAACTTCCCCTCACCAAGATGAGCAGTGAAGGGATGTACATTTGTTCTGTGTCAGTGATGCCACTGTTCGCCAGCTTGGATATTAGTCTGCATATCGAAG AGGCTCCCATTGTCACCCTCAATGTTGGACCCACTCTCCTGATGCAGGAGGGCCAGGAGCAGAAGGTTATTTGTGAGGCAGAGAAGTACTATCCTCTGGATGTGGAGATAGTTTGGTACCAGGGCCCGGCAGTGTCAGGCCAGAGGGTGGGTGCTCCACTCCCCAAGGTGCTCCAGAACATTCTGCTGTCAAGTCACAGACACAACCAGGACAAGACCTACTCTCTGTCGGCTTTCTTCTATCTCCAGCCTACGCTCAGTGACTCGGGTAGACAGTATACATGCAGCGTCTCACATAAGTCCCTGAGAGTGCCCATCCGAAAGAGCTTCATCCTGACTGTtgaag AGCCAAGCAGCTGGATTTTTACCCTCACTGTTGTCTTCGTTCTGGTCATTCTGCTGGTCATCCTGTGCATGATGCTGCCCCAGCTGCTCTCAG CAGGAAAACGATCAGTGCAG AAGAAACCATACTGA